From Campylobacter showae CSUNSWCD, one genomic window encodes:
- the fliS gene encoding flagellar export chaperone FliS, translating into MQYNTAHAAYSQNTVGGIESPTKLIEMLYEGVLRFIFRARKAMQDNDVEKKVYFINRTNAIFIELLNSLDYNQGSIAHYLSGLYTRQIQLLSMANINNDEQSLNEVVSVTKQLLEAWKETTNAGQADVAG; encoded by the coding sequence ATGCAATACAACACTGCACACGCGGCGTATTCGCAAAATACGGTAGGCGGCATCGAGTCGCCTACCAAGCTCATCGAGATGCTTTACGAGGGTGTTTTGAGATTTATTTTTAGAGCTAGAAAAGCAATGCAAGATAACGACGTGGAGAAAAAAGTATATTTCATAAACCGCACGAACGCCATTTTTATCGAGCTTTTAAACTCGCTAGACTACAACCAAGGTAGCATCGCGCACTATCTAAGCGGGCTTTATACGAGGCAGATCCAACTGCTGTCAATGGCAAATATAAACAACGACGAGCAGAGCCTAAACGAGGTCGTGAGTGTAACCAAACAGCTGCTTGAAGCATGGAAAGAGACGACAAACGCAGGACAAGCCGATGTGGCTGGATGA